AACTCCTCCAAAACCTAATGTTATCAGGCCGGCGGTAGCGTGAACAAGGGCAGCTCAAGCAGGTCCGGCAGCGCCTCGATGTAGTAATCGGCCCACACCGACGGCTCGTGGTGAACAGCCACGGTGATCATCCCCACCGCGTGCGCTCCGTCAATCTCGCGGCTATCGTGGCCTACGAACACCGCCTCATCCGGCGCGAGGCCTGCCTGCCGCAGCGCTTCCATGTAGATCGCGGGATCCGGCTTCTGTACACGCACGACCCTGGAGCAGGCGACCGCGTCAACCAGGTCGGCGACCCCGGCCTGGGCCAACCACTGCATCTTCCACTCCAGCGGATAGATGGTGTCGGTAATGATCCCGACGACGAGGCCGCGCTTCTTCAGGGCGGCAAGGGTGTCTCGAGCTCCGGGCAGGCCGTGAACCTGGTGCGTTTGCTCCATGATTAGCCGGGTGAGCTCCCTGCGCTCTTGTGGGTTGGTCACGCCGCGCACGCGCAGGAACTCGTCCCAGTAGTCGCCCGCGTTGATCTGGCCGGTTGATGCCCTTGCCTGCGTGGCCCGCAGGCGGACGCGTTCGGACTCTGTGGGCTCGCGGTCGTAGCCCCTCTCCGCGAGAAGCCGGACCGCGTATTTGCCCGTGGGCACCTTGCGGTCGTAGAGAACGCCTGCAGCGTCAAAGAACACGCCCCGGATCATGGTTCCCTCACGATCCCCTGCCTGCCCCTGCCCGCGATCGGTCCTGTCACGACCGCGATGATCTCCCGTAGGTCGCGAATAACAACGTCAGGGGCCGGTTCCTCCATATCGCCGTCGGACTTGTCCGTGAGGAACGACCGGATCTGGATGGCCAGCCCGTACCCGGCCCCCTGGGCACCTGCCACGTCGCGGGAGACGGTATCGCCAACGTAGGCGCAGGCCTCCGGTGGCAGCCCCATCCGAGATGCCGCCTCATGGAAGATGCGCGGGTGCGGCTTGCGGTAGCCGAACCCCGAGCTGGTGACGACCGGGTCGAAGAAGCGGGCTATGCCGTACGACGCCAGCTTCCGCGGCACCAGCCCCAGACTCAGGATGTTCGAAATGACCGCCAGGCGGAAGCCGCGTTGCTGCAGTTCGGCAAGCACGGCGGGCGCCTCCGGCCTGAGCTCCCGCCCGTAGAAATTGTCCTCGTAGTAGAGGGTCAGATCTTCTGCCTCGGCACTCAGCCGGTCCCGGGGCAACCCGTTGTCGGGAAAGACGTACTCGGTCCACACGCGATCCGGCGGCAACTCCCGCTGGTACTGCTCCCGCCAGCGCTGGTAGGCCGCCATGCCGGACAGCACTGCGGCGCGCAGGTCTTCCACCGACAGGCCGGGGTCAAGCCCCCGGCCCGCCAGCATCTCAAGCAGGCCGCCGGCAGCGGTCAGGCGGGTGGCGTCATCGTAGTAGATCTCCTCCAGCGTGCCACCCAGGTCGAAGACGACGGCCTTGATCACTATCTTCTCCGTTGGTTCGCGACCCAGAAGTCCAGGATCCTGGCGCCGTGCTCGTAGGCGTACATGGGGTCAATGGTCCAGGCCTTGGTCTTCAGCACGGCCATGGGCACAGCCCCGCGGGGGAACTCCAGCATGCCCGTGCGCACGGGGTAGTCTCCGGGCACGAAGAACGGCTCATAGCCCTTTCCGCCCCGGCTGTCGCCCATCAGCCACCGGATCATGAGCTTGGCGGCGTTGGGGTGGGGCGCCTGGTCAATGATGCCCAGGTAGGTCTGGTAGAAGACCGCGCCGACGGGCTTGACGTCCAGCGCGGGCTCGAAGACGAACCTCCCGGCCATCACGTCGCGGTACTTCGCGTAGTCAACCGTGGCCAGGGGCGGGTCCTTCTGTCCCCTCGTGCCCACGGCCCTGGTCGCGTCGCCGTCGCTGCCGGCAAAGACCGGATCGTTCTTGAGGAAGTCCTTTATCCACTGGAAGGCGGCGTTCGGGCAGTCCTTGTCGAGCGTGATCTCCTTGCCGAACGCTTCCTTGTAGGAGCTCGCGAAGTGATCGGCATGCTTGACGAAGGTGGCCATCATGCTCAGGTTTTCGCCGGACTCGAAGATGTCCTTGATCTGCACCTTGCCCTTCCACTGGGGCCTGGTCAGGTCCCACCAGCTCTTGATCGGAGGCGTCTTGTACACCTCCGAGTTGTAGATGATCACCCGCGTGCCCAGGCGCTGCACGAGCAGCGGCTCACGGAACTCCTTTGGGATCAGCCCCACCAGCTCGCTTGGGACGAAGTTCCAGAGCATCCGTCTCGGGACCATTTCGAAGATAACCGTGGGCGGATCTCCGGCGAAGAACACGTCGCCGGTTCGGACGCGCGCGCGGGCTTCCTCTTTGACCTTGCTGATCACGTCTACGGTGCCCATGTCAAAGGCCTCGACCTTGATGCCGGGATAGGCGGCCTCGAAGCTCTTGGCGGCCGCCGGAATGCGCGAGGACGACGAGTAGACGACGACCTTACCTTCCTTCTTGGCCGCCGCCTCAATCGCTGCCCAGTCGTGCGTCGCCGGCGAGTGTGGGCCCAGTTGGGCATCCTTCAGCCACTTCTGCTGGGCCTCGGACATCGCGGGCGCGCCCAGGGATGGCGTGGCCCCCGCTAGCGCAACGACGAGGACGCCGATGGTCAGAGCGCACGTCAGGGAAAGGACCTGCCTGATCATTGGGTGACCTCCTTCTTTCCGATTTTGCGGATCAACCACTGACCTGCCAGACTCAGGGCGACGAGGATTATCACGATGCCGTTGGCAAACTGGGTGAAGCCCTGCTCATTGTAGCGGAAGATCAGGCTGGGCAGCACCCGGGTGGACGGCGTCACCAGCAGAATGATGAGCGATAGGTCGCGGATGGTGCTGATGAACGTCAGCAGGAACCCTGCCACGAACCCGCTCAGGGTCAGGGGAACGATGATGCGCCGGAACCGCGCGGTCCAGGAGGCGCCGGCCACGACCGCGGCCTCCTCGAGCTCCTGGCCCACCTGGAGCATGGAAGAGACCCCTGTCCGCGACGAGAAGGGCAGGTTCTTGGCGACGCAGACCAGCACCAGCAGCGCAAAGGTGCCGTAGAGCGCCGGGATCGGACCGAGCGGCGATGCGAACATCGCTATGTAGACCGCCCCGAAGGCGATGCTGGGAACGAGATATGGCAGGAACGCTATCTGCTCCAGCGCGCGCGACAGCCGCGTCCCGCGTCCTTTCACGATGGCGTACCCCAGGAGCAGGCCTAGCAGGCCCACCAATACCGCGGTGATCACTGACAGCGCGATGCTGTTCTTCGCGGCTCCAAGCACGAGCCAGCTTCGCAGCAGGCCTGCTTCCCCCTCTGCGTAGCGGCGGTCTCCGCCCTGGGAGACCCAGTAGTGCAGCGATAGATTGCCCAGACTGTAGTTGTTCTCCTCGAGCATGAGCGACTGCCAGGCCAGGAGCAGGAGGGGAACCAGCACGCAGACCAGGACGAACGCCGACACCAGGATCAACAACGGGTACCGCCAGCCGCGAAGCGGCGTCAGGCGCACGCGCAGGCCCCTGCCTGAGATCGTGACGAAGCTCTTGCGCGTGCCGATGAGGCGCTGGTTGCCATAGATCGTCAGCGCGGACAGCGCCACCAGCACCACGGCCAGGATGTAGGCGGACGCCTTGAAGCCCATCCTGAGGTTGTTGTAGAGGGTGGTGGCCAGCGTATAGTATCCCACCGGCCTGCCAAGGAAGATAGGCGTGCCGAACGTCCCCAGTGACCGTGAGAAGGTCAGGATGAAGGCCGAGAGGATCGCGGGAAGGACCAGGGGGAGCGTGATCTTCTTTAGGATCTTCCATCGGTTCGCTCCGAGGATCTCCCCTGACTCCTCGAGATGGCTGTCAACCGAGGCGAGCGCGCCCGACACCAGGATGAAGGTGAAGGCGTAGTAGTGCAGTCCCATGGCGATGACGATGGGGACCGGTCCGTAGGCCAGCCAGTTTGGGGTAGCGACGCCGGTAAGGTACTCGAACAGGCCGCCTGCTCCGCCCAGCCGCGAGTTCCTGAAGAAGACCAGCCAGGCCAGCGCTATGGTCCACGAGGGCAGGATGAAGGGGATCGTGATAAGGCCGCTGAGCAGTCGGCGCCCCGGCAGATCAGTGCGGGTCAGGAGCCAGGCGAGCGGGCACCCGATCAGCAGGGCCATGAGGGTCGCGCCCGCAGACGTGACGACCGTGTTGAGAAACGGCCTGTAGACCAGCTCGTTGCTCACGGCACCCAGGAATGTGCGCTTCCAGTGGAACAGGGTGAACGCGCCTTCCTCGAACCCCCTGGCCACCCGCGCGTCCTCGGGGTGCCACGTGACTGTCGCCCACGCGATCCGCAGGAGTGGAACCCCCACCAGGTAGATGAGCACGGCGCAGAGGCCGAGCGATAGCAGGATCCTGGGCGTCGTTATCGCACGCCAGAGGCGCCGCAGGTGCGGATGCAGCGCGGACGACCAGGGCGGATTCAGCGCGGCCATTACTGCGCCGGACCTCCGCGACCATCGGGCAACAGACGCGATGTGGCCGGATCGTAGAGGTTGAACGTGGCCGGGACAAACGAGAGCCACACCTTGCGGTCCATCTCGATCGTCACCGGCCGCGTCTCGCGGACGGTGAACATCAAATCACCCCGGCGGACGTTGACAATCTGTTCCGCTCCAGCGGGCAGGACCGAGTACGTCTCGAACTCCACCGCGCCTTGCTGGGGCTCCAGGTAGAGCATGATGCTCTCAGGCCGGATGCCGGCGATGACGCGCTCCAGGGCAGGCGGACTGGGGTAGCACAGGGTGAACGCGCCGAAGTCCAGGACGGCTGCCTCTCCCCCTCCGCGCACCGTCGCCGGAAGCAGGTTCATCTTTGGGGTCCCGATGAAGTCCGCCACGAACACGGTGGCCGGCCTGCGGTACACGACGTCGGGCGGCGCCAGCTGCTCCAAGACCCCTTCCTTCAGGACAGCCACATGGGTCGAGAGCGTCAGCGCCTCGAGCTGGTCGTGGGTGACATACACGACCGTGGCGCCGGTATCCCGGTGGAGACGCTTGAGCTCGGAGCGCATGTCCATTCGCAGCCGCGCATCCAGGTTCGAGAGGGGCTCGTCCAGCAGGAAGATGCCAGGCCGGGGCGCCAGCATCCTGGCCAGGGCCACGCGCTGCTGCTGCCCCCCGCTCATCTCTTGTGGGTAGCGGCCTTCCATCCCGGCCAGTTGCAGGTCGGACAGGGCCCGGGCGACCCGGCGGCTGATATCTTGGGCCGGTAGCCGGGCCAGCTCCAGCCCGAACGCCACGTTCTCAAAGACGGTCATGTGGGGCCAGAGCGCGTAACTCTGGAAGACCAGACCCAGGCCCCGGCGCGACGGTGGCACGTGGATGCCTTGCTGGTGCGAGAAGATGGGGCGGCCGTCTATCAGTATCTCCCCGCAGTCGGGATCCTCGAGGCCGGCCACCATGCGCAATACCGTGGTCTTCCCGCAGCCGGAGGGGCCCAGTACCGTGAGGAAGCTCCCTGGTTCGATAACGAGGCTGAGGTCGTTGACGGCAACTACCTTACCGAAGCGCTTGCTCACGTTGCGCAGTTCGATCCGGCGCATCTCTGTCACTCCAGGGCCTGTATTGTCCCACCCTTTCCCAGCATGTCGAGGCCGTACGCGGCACGCAGCTCTTGAAGCAGGTTGATGCTGTCCAGACTTTGCTTGGGGCGGGCCACGGCCACGGCCAGAATCAGGGCGTTCAGGATTGTCATCGGCACGGTCATAGAATGGAACGTTGAGACCGGCCCCCGCCGGGCGGCCAGCACGACGTCGGCCTTGCGCTTGAAGGCCAGCCCCAGGGTATCGGTCAGGAACACGGTGCGGCAGCCCAGCGATCGGGCGTGGGTGAGCACGGCCACGAGTTCCGGGGTGGCCCGCAGGAAGCCCGCGGCCAGCACCGCGTCGCCCCGCTGAAGCAGCAGAAGTTCCTCCAGTACGTCCCGGCCCGAACTGGTCAGGCCGCGGACAGGCACGCCGAACCGCTGGAGGCGGATCTTGGCAAGGTCGGCGAGTATGCGCGAGGGGCCCATGCCGAACACGAAGACCCTGCGCGCCTTCAAGAGAATCTTCGCCGCGCGGTCGAAGTCGGCCGGGCGCACGCCGAGGAGCATCTCCGTCAGGTACTGCACTTCCATCTCGGCAACCTTGGTGAGGAGGTGCCTCTGGTCGCCCTTCAGGTCGTCCAGCTTGCGCCGGAGGCGGGCCGCCGGGCTCGCCTTCTGGCGGAACAACTCTTGAAGAACGCGGCGCAGTTCGGGATAGCCGTTGTAGCCCACGGCCCTGGCAAACCGTACCACCGTGGCCTCGCTGACGTTGAAGCGCTCGGCCATGGCCGCGGCGGAGAGGAACGCCGCCTCGTCGTAGTTGTCCAGGAGGTAGGAGGCGATGCGCTGCTGGCTCTTGGTGAGCCCGGGGAATCGGTCTTCCAGCCGCTGCCGGAACCCCTCGAGCGACTCCACGCGCACCCCTCCATGCAAGATAGTCCTACAAGATGAAGGGGATTGCAAGAGCTCTTTCAGGCGAGCCTGCGGGTGCCCGGTCTACCTGCCGGTCACGGCATCAGCGGCGCCGCCGGCGGCCGGGCTCCTGCTCGTCCGCTTCCCACGGCCGGTACCCGGTCTCGTACATCGCCTTTGAGACCATGTGCGCCCCCACCGGAGCGGTGAGCAGCACGAAGAGCAGCGTGACGATCTCCCTTCCGTCGGTCCCGTGCGCCAGGATCGCCGAGCTCAGCACCAGCGCCAGCCCCAGCGTGGTCGCCTTCGTGGCCGCGTGCAGGCGAGCGTAGGCGTCTGTGAAACGGTGCAGCCCCAGCGCGGCGATCAGCGAGAGACTCGATCCCGCCAGCAGCAGCACGGCGATCGCGGTATCACGCAATGGGAGGCCTCCCCCGCACGTAGCGCGCCGCGGCAACGGTCCCGATGAAGCCCAGGATGGCCACCACGGCGGCCACGTCCGCGTAGAGCCGCGTCCCGGCTCGCATTCCCAGCACGGTTACCAGGATGATCAGGATCGTGGCGATCGTGTCGCCGGCCACCACGCGGTCGCCCAGGTGCGGGCCCCGTACCATGCGCAGCAGGCACAGCGCCATCGCGACCACGAGCATGGCGAGCGCGATCGTGACGGCCGTCATTCAAGCAACCCCCGAATCGGTCTCTCCAGCGTGCGCTTGATCTCGTCCACCGTGGCCGCCGGGTCGTCCATGGCCAGCACGTGAACGAGCAGATGGGATCGGTCCCCGGCAACGTCCACGGTCATCGTGCCCGGTATGAGCGTGATCGAGTGCGCCAGCATTGTAATGCCCGCGTCGGTCTTGAGGTCCAGCGGCACCTGCACGATGCCGGAGCGGATCCGCAGACGCGGCCGCAGCACAACCAATCCGGCGACCGCGAGGTTGGCGACGAAGTTCTGGTAGATGAACGTCGCCAACCAGATGAGCCCCGACCTGATCCGTCGAAACGGCGCCATCTCCCGGTTCCTCATCGCAGGCGCTTCCACGGCGCTCCTACTTCTTCAACACCGTGCCGACGTACCTGGCCGGTTGGGTCAGGTGCGCTGCCGCTGTCGAGGTGAGCGAGTATAGGACCTGCGCCCGGAGCCCTACGGCGATCGTGATCAGTGCGAGCGCGGCCGCTGGAGCGACCAGCCGGGCCGGCGCGCGCCTGGGCTCTCCCGGGCCCCAGAAGGCGGTCGTGTATATCTTCAGCATGGACATCAGCGTAAGGACGCTGACGATGATACTCACTGCCACCACGCCGTACTGACGCACCTCCAGCCCGGCGCGGATGAGCAGCAGCTTGGCGAAGAAGCCCGAGAACGGCGGCACCCCGGCAAGCGAGAGAGCGCACACCATAAAGATCAGCGCGAGCACGCCGTTGTTACGGGCCAGGCCGCCCAGCCGATCGAGCCGGTCCGTGCGCTGCGTCTCCTGGATGGCTCCGCCGACCAGGAGCAGCCCGGACTTCACGACGATGTGGTGTAGAACGTAGAAGATCCCTCCGGCGATCCCAAGCTGGCTGGCCAGCGCCAGGCCCATGATCATGTATCCGACCTGGCTGATGATGTGGAACGATAGGATCCGCCGAACTGTGTCCTGGGCAAGGGCGCCCAGGACGCCGAACAGCATCGTGCCAGCCGCCGACCATAGAAGCAGCGGGTCCGGGCCGCCGCTGGGGAACACGATCGTGAACACCCGGAACAGCGAGTAGACTCCTACCTTCGTAAGCATCCCGCCGAAGAACGCTGCCACGCCTCCGGGCGGTATGGCGTAGGCATGGGGCAGCCAGAAGTAGAAGGGAAAGATCGCGGCCTTGGTGCCAAACGCCACCAGCAGCATCATCGAGGCGGCGCGCACGGTTCCGGCCGGAGCAAGCGGGACCCGCTCTGCCAGGTGGGCCATGTTCAGCGTACCGGTGGCCGAGTAGATCAACGCGACCCCGAACAGGAAGAACATCGAGGCCACCAGGTTGATCGCGACGTAGCCGAACGCCTCGCGGGCCTGCCGCTGGGTAGTGCCGTGGGTCAGCAGGAAGTACGACGAGATCAGCATGACCTCGTAGGCGACGTACAGGTTGAACAGGTCGCCGGTCAGAAACGCCCAGTTGATGCCGGTGAGCAGGAACTGCCATCCGGCGTGCACGAACCGGTCGTCGCGCCCTGCCGCGACTGTGAAGACGAGCCCTACCAGGCCGATCAGCGCCGCGATCAGCACCATCAGCGCGCCCAGCATGTCGGCCACCAGTGTGATGCCGTAGGGCGCGGCCCAACCCCCGGCCTGGATCGGCATTACCTGCCCGCCGCGGGTCAGCAGGACCAGCGCGATGCTGGCCGCAAGCGTTGCCAGGCTGCCTGCCAGCCCCAGTGTCCGCTGTGCGCGGCGTGATGGTCCCGCGATCAGGAGAATCGCCGTCAGCAGCGGGATGATGATCGGCAGCGTGGGCAGCGCGGCGATCAATCTAGCGGTCATCGCGCTTCTCCTCGCCGTGTCTCTCCTCGCCGCCGAAGAGGTGCATCCGGTAT
This genomic window from Armatimonadota bacterium contains:
- a CDS encoding MurR/RpiR family transcriptional regulator is translated as MESLEGFRQRLEDRFPGLTKSQQRIASYLLDNYDEAAFLSAAAMAERFNVSEATVVRFARAVGYNGYPELRRVLQELFRQKASPAARLRRKLDDLKGDQRHLLTKVAEMEVQYLTEMLLGVRPADFDRAAKILLKARRVFVFGMGPSRILADLAKIRLQRFGVPVRGLTSSGRDVLEELLLLQRGDAVLAAGFLRATPELVAVLTHARSLGCRTVFLTDTLGLAFKRKADVVLAARRGPVSTFHSMTVPMTILNALILAVAVARPKQSLDSINLLQELRAAYGLDMLGKGGTIQALE
- a CDS encoding Na+/H+ antiporter subunit D gives rise to the protein MTARLIAALPTLPIIIPLLTAILLIAGPSRRAQRTLGLAGSLATLAASIALVLLTRGGQVMPIQAGGWAAPYGITLVADMLGALMVLIAALIGLVGLVFTVAAGRDDRFVHAGWQFLLTGINWAFLTGDLFNLYVAYEVMLISSYFLLTHGTTQRQAREAFGYVAINLVASMFFLFGVALIYSATGTLNMAHLAERVPLAPAGTVRAASMMLLVAFGTKAAIFPFYFWLPHAYAIPPGGVAAFFGGMLTKVGVYSLFRVFTIVFPSGGPDPLLLWSAAGTMLFGVLGALAQDTVRRILSFHIISQVGYMIMGLALASQLGIAGGIFYVLHHIVVKSGLLLVGGAIQETQRTDRLDRLGGLARNNGVLALIFMVCALSLAGVPPFSGFFAKLLLIRAGLEVRQYGVVAVSIIVSVLTLMSMLKIYTTAFWGPGEPRRAPARLVAPAAALALITIAVGLRAQVLYSLTSTAAAHLTQPARYVGTVLKK
- a CDS encoding K+/H+ antiporter subunit F, with protein sequence MTAVTIALAMLVVAMALCLLRMVRGPHLGDRVVAGDTIATILIILVTVLGMRAGTRLYADVAAVVAILGFIGTVAAARYVRGRPPIA
- a CDS encoding ABC transporter substrate-binding protein, encoding MIRQVLSLTCALTIGVLVVALAGATPSLGAPAMSEAQQKWLKDAQLGPHSPATHDWAAIEAAAKKEGKVVVYSSSSRIPAAAKSFEAAYPGIKVEAFDMGTVDVISKVKEEARARVRTGDVFFAGDPPTVIFEMVPRRMLWNFVPSELVGLIPKEFREPLLVQRLGTRVIIYNSEVYKTPPIKSWWDLTRPQWKGKVQIKDIFESGENLSMMATFVKHADHFASSYKEAFGKEITLDKDCPNAAFQWIKDFLKNDPVFAGSDGDATRAVGTRGQKDPPLATVDYAKYRDVMAGRFVFEPALDVKPVGAVFYQTYLGIIDQAPHPNAAKLMIRWLMGDSRGGKGYEPFFVPGDYPVRTGMLEFPRGAVPMAVLKTKAWTIDPMYAYEHGARILDFWVANQRRR
- a CDS encoding Na+/H+ antiporter subunit G yields the protein MRDTAIAVLLLAGSSLSLIAALGLHRFTDAYARLHAATKATTLGLALVLSSAILAHGTDGREIVTLLFVLLTAPVGAHMVSKAMYETGYRPWEADEQEPGRRRRR
- a CDS encoding iron ABC transporter permease gives rise to the protein MAALNPPWSSALHPHLRRLWRAITTPRILLSLGLCAVLIYLVGVPLLRIAWATVTWHPEDARVARGFEEGAFTLFHWKRTFLGAVSNELVYRPFLNTVVTSAGATLMALLIGCPLAWLLTRTDLPGRRLLSGLITIPFILPSWTIALAWLVFFRNSRLGGAGGLFEYLTGVATPNWLAYGPVPIVIAMGLHYYAFTFILVSGALASVDSHLEESGEILGANRWKILKKITLPLVLPAILSAFILTFSRSLGTFGTPIFLGRPVGYYTLATTLYNNLRMGFKASAYILAVVLVALSALTIYGNQRLIGTRKSFVTISGRGLRVRLTPLRGWRYPLLILVSAFVLVCVLVPLLLLAWQSLMLEENNYSLGNLSLHYWVSQGGDRRYAEGEAGLLRSWLVLGAAKNSIALSVITAVLVGLLGLLLGYAIVKGRGTRLSRALEQIAFLPYLVPSIAFGAVYIAMFASPLGPIPALYGTFALLVLVCVAKNLPFSSRTGVSSMLQVGQELEEAAVVAGASWTARFRRIIVPLTLSGFVAGFLLTFISTIRDLSLIILLVTPSTRVLPSLIFRYNEQGFTQFANGIVIILVALSLAGQWLIRKIGKKEVTQ
- a CDS encoding ABC transporter ATP-binding protein translates to MRRIELRNVSKRFGKVVAVNDLSLVIEPGSFLTVLGPSGCGKTTVLRMVAGLEDPDCGEILIDGRPIFSHQQGIHVPPSRRGLGLVFQSYALWPHMTVFENVAFGLELARLPAQDISRRVARALSDLQLAGMEGRYPQEMSGGQQQRVALARMLAPRPGIFLLDEPLSNLDARLRMDMRSELKRLHRDTGATVVYVTHDQLEALTLSTHVAVLKEGVLEQLAPPDVVYRRPATVFVADFIGTPKMNLLPATVRGGGEAAVLDFGAFTLCYPSPPALERVIAGIRPESIMLYLEPQQGAVEFETYSVLPAGAEQIVNVRRGDLMFTVRETRPVTIEMDRKVWLSFVPATFNLYDPATSRLLPDGRGGPAQ
- a CDS encoding HAD family hydrolase, which translates into the protein MGREPTEKIVIKAVVFDLGGTLEEIYYDDATRLTAAGGLLEMLAGRGLDPGLSVEDLRAAVLSGMAAYQRWREQYQRELPPDRVWTEYVFPDNGLPRDRLSAEAEDLTLYYEDNFYGRELRPEAPAVLAELQQRGFRLAVISNILSLGLVPRKLASYGIARFFDPVVTSSGFGYRKPHPRIFHEAASRMGLPPEACAYVGDTVSRDVAGAQGAGYGLAIQIRSFLTDKSDGDMEEPAPDVVIRDLREIIAVVTGPIAGRGRQGIVREP
- a CDS encoding HAD family hydrolase codes for the protein MIRGVFFDAAGVLYDRKVPTGKYAVRLLAERGYDREPTESERVRLRATQARASTGQINAGDYWDEFLRVRGVTNPQERRELTRLIMEQTHQVHGLPGARDTLAALKKRGLVVGIITDTIYPLEWKMQWLAQAGVADLVDAVACSRVVRVQKPDPAIYMEALRQAGLAPDEAVFVGHDSREIDGAHAVGMITVAVHHEPSVWADYYIEALPDLLELPLFTLPPA